From Rhododendron vialii isolate Sample 1 chromosome 10a, ASM3025357v1, the proteins below share one genomic window:
- the LOC131303079 gene encoding uncharacterized protein LOC131303079, with the protein MIDEQMATLIVPFDHLITSCIPSTFINERYMFQFAFVNELRTNVNQVFTRRFEGLMLNRGVNDIYFYMRERQWIVPVIDHQFHVAFLDQFVKSLQLASLDLVLVF; encoded by the exons ATGATTGACGAACAAATGGCCACACTAATTGTTCCATTTG ACCATTTGATAACATCATGTATCCCGTCTACTTTCATCAATGAGCGGTATATGTTTCAGTTTGCATTTGTGAATGAGTTGAGAACCAATGTTAATCAG GTGTTTACCCGTCGTTTTGAGGGATTGATGTTAAATAGAGGTGTTAATGACATATATTTCTACATGCGCGAAAGACAATGGATTGTTCCTGTTATTGACCATCAATTTCATGTGGCTTTTCTTGATCAGTTCGTGAAATCATTACAATTGGCGTCATTGGATTTAGTCTTAGTGTTTTAG
- the LOC131303078 gene encoding alcohol dehydrogenase-like, producing MIVESVGEGVTDLKSGDHVLPVFTGECKERRHCKSEETRMHVEVRIEETRRFLLGRPLTCPSRAARMHMEVPIEETRRFLLGRPLTCSPDARGESIYHFVGTSTFSEYTVVHIGCLATINPAALLDKVCVLSCGISTGLGATLNVAKPTKGSTVAIFGLGAVSLAGQGLQVLRGLLGLI from the exons ATGATTGTTGAGAGCGTTGGGGAAGGTGTGACAGATCTTAAATCAGGGGATCACGTCCTTCCTGTTTTTACCGGGGAATGCAAAGAGCGTAGGCATTGCAAGTCAGAGGAGA cccggatgcacgtggaggtacgaATTGAGGAAACTAGGAGATTTTTACTCGGGCGACCCCTCACAtgcccctcacgtgcagcccggatgcacatGGAGGTACCAATTGAGGAAACTAGGAGATTTTTACTCGGGCGACCCCTCAcatgcagcccggatgcacgtggag AATCAATTTACCATTTCGTTGGAACTTCTACATTTAGCGAGTACACTGTGGTTCATATTGGCTGTCTTGCCACGATCAACCCTGCTGCTCTACTCGACAAAGTTTGCGTTCTTAGCTGTGGAATTTCAACAG GTCTTGGTGCCACATTGAATGttgcaaaaccaacaaaagggTCCACGGTGGCAATTTTTGGATTAGGAGCTGTCAGTCTTGCG GGGCAAGGGTTGCAGGTGCTTCGAGGATTATTGGGGTTGATTTGA